One Ochotona princeps isolate mOchPri1 chromosome 7, mOchPri1.hap1, whole genome shotgun sequence genomic window carries:
- the DDIT4L gene encoding DNA damage-inducible transcript 4-like protein, producing the protein MVATGSLNSKNPASISELLDCGYHPGSLLSDFDYWDYVVPEPNLNEVVFEETTCQNLVKMLENCLSKSKQTKLGCSKVLVPEKLTQRIAQDVLRLSSTEPCGLRGCVMHVNLEVESVCKKLDRIVCDSSVVPTFELTLVFKQENCSWTSFRDFFFSRGRFSSGLKRTLILSSGFRLVKKKLYSLIGTTVIEEC; encoded by the exons ATGGTTGCAACCGGCAGTTTGAACAGTAAGAACCCGGCCAGCATTTCAGAGTTGCTGGACTGTGGCTACCACCCAGGAAGCCTGCTGAGTg ATTTTGATTACTGGGATTATGTTGTTCCTGAACCCAATCTCAATGAGGTGGTATTTGAGGAGACTACCTGCCAGAATTTGGTTAAAATGCTGGAGAACTGTCTATCCAAATCAAAACAGACCAAACTCGGCTGCTCCAAGGTCCTTGTTCCTGAGAAACTGACCCAGAGGATCGCTCAGGATGTCCTGCGCCTCTCCTCCACAGAGCCCTGTGGCCTCCGAGGGTGTGTAATGCATGTGAACCTGGAAGTTGAAAGTGTGTGTAAGAAGTTGGATAGGATTGTGTGTGATTCTAGCGTGGTGCCTACGTTTGAGCTGACCCTTGTGTTTAAGCAGGAAAATTGCTCGTGGACTAGCTTTAGGGATTTTTTCTTCAGTAGAGGTCGCTTCTCATCTGGACTTAAGCGAACTTTGATCCTCAGCTCCGGATTTCGACTtgttaaaaaaaagctttactcACTGATTGGAACGACAGTCATTGAAGAGTGCTAA